A genomic stretch from Enterobacter oligotrophicus includes:
- the rplU gene encoding 50S ribosomal protein L21, translating to MYAVFQSGGKQHRVSEGQTVRLEKLDIATGESVEFAEVLMIANGEEVKIGVPFVDGGVIKAEVVAHGRGEKVKIVKFRRRKHYRKQQGHRQWFTDVKITGISA from the coding sequence ATGTACGCGGTTTTCCAAAGTGGTGGTAAACAACACCGAGTAAGCGAAGGTCAGACCGTTCGCCTGGAAAAGCTGGACATCGCAACTGGCGAATCTGTTGAGTTCGCAGAAGTTCTGATGATCGCAAACGGTGAAGAAGTCAAAATCGGCGTTCCTTTCGTTGATGGCGGCGTTATCAAAGCTGAAGTTGTTGCTCATGGTCGTGGCGAGAAAGTTAAAATCGTTAAGTTTCGTCGTCGTAAACACTACCGTAAGCAGCAGGGCCACCGTCAGTGGTTCACTGATGTGAAAATTACTGGCATCAGCGCCTAA
- the rpmA gene encoding 50S ribosomal protein L27, translating to MAHKKAGGSTRNGRDSEAKRLGVKRFGGESVLAGSIIVRQRGTKFHAGTNVGCGRDHTLFAKADGKVKFEVKGPNNRKYISIVAE from the coding sequence ATGGCACATAAAAAGGCTGGCGGCTCCACACGTAACGGTCGCGATTCAGAAGCTAAACGCCTGGGCGTTAAGCGTTTCGGTGGCGAATCCGTTCTGGCGGGTAGCATCATCGTTCGTCAACGTGGTACTAAGTTCCACGCTGGCACTAACGTAGGTTGCGGTCGTGACCACACTCTGTTTGCTAAAGCAGACGGTAAAGTGAAATTTGAAGTTAAAGGCCCGAACAACCGTAAATACATCAGCATCGTTGCTGAGTAA